In Acidobacteriota bacterium, the sequence AGAGATGAGAGTTGGAAAATTGATCGAGACATTCCGCTCGTCGAGCTGTTTCCTTGGGCGGAGCCACAGCCGAGAGCGGCTGTGCCAGAGAGTGGGTGCGACTAACCCGAGACAACATGCTGCGCCAACAAAAAGCCCGCCTGGGCGGGCTTTTGACTTTGGGGAGGAACTTACAGGTGCGTAATTTTCCGGCTGTTCAGCAGAATGCCGCAGATGAACGCTACACCAGCTGCGATCAGCCATTCGCCACGCCAGATTTGAATTGCCTGCCAGTCCACCAAGGTCGTTGCGCTGTAGATAAAGCCGGTCGTAACGCCCGCTCCAATGCAAATTAGCCCGATGATCAAGCAGATCATCGCGCCAACGCTTAATCCCAGACGACGACGCAGCTGATAGAAGTCCATGAAGTCCCAGCGGCTCTTCTTGCGGCGCGCAGCGCCCTCGCGGGCTCGTCCGCACATGCGGCAGAACGGGGAGTTCACTACAAACTCTGCACCACAGTGTTCGCAGAGATCGTGGCGTACCTGCGGCTCCGCAACTGGAATGACAACAGGTTCAGCCGCTACTGCGGTCTTGTTGTTGGCTTCCGGGGTCTCGTCCTCCCAATGCTCATAATCGAGCAAGGGCTTCCAGTAACCACCTTCGCGCCGTAAAGGATTGGTGCTCATGGGAGATTCCTACACTGACTTTCGCACGTAGAGAGCCAAAGTCTTCCGCGTGTAAGTCTTTAATTCTGCGTAGGTTAGTTTTCCCGTTTTGGCTACTGGAGCAGACGAATCGTGAAAGTTTTACCGTTCTCTTTCAAAATCACCAGTACCCGTCCCGCGAAGGTTACGTGACGGCATCTGGATCAGTTTAGGTTGGTCCTGCTCCAGCCAGAACCGCAGCAGGATAAGGTCAGTACTCTGGAAGCTGATTGATGGTGGGCGTGAGGACCCGTCGTTGAACAGCTTGCGATCTAGAAGATGGTGAAGCCTGTCGACAGTAATCTTTAGCTCTGCTGCCGTTTCTTCCTCGGTGTAGAAGTCTTTCGTCGTCCTGGCAGGCCTATGCATATGTTCTGGATTCTCGATCCTTCCCGGGGGCAACATCTTTGTACCTGTTTCAGAGTACCCGGAGTATCAGGTAAACTTCGCAGGTACCCCGCCATGAAGCCTTACCCGGTTCTTAGCCCCCAGGACCAACCTCGAGCCCTGCTTCTACTGTGTTTACTGGGTGCCTTGCTAGTAACGGGCCTGCCGAGACCATTAGCATGGGCCTTCTCCCCGTCTTCTATTCCTGCCACCGTCTACCACGCCGAGCAAGATCCTCAGGTAAAGGTCGCGCTAGACGATTTCTACAACCTGGAATACGAGAAAGCGATTTCCGAGTTTCAGCGCATTGAGAAGGCACATCCTGAGGATCCTTTTGCAATAGTTCATGTACTGCAGGCAACGGTCTTCCGCGAGCTTTACCGGCTTAATCTTCTCGATACGACTCTTTATGCACACGACGGATTCCTTTCCGGGAAGGCAGTGATCGGCGATCCGGCGGTGCGGACTCAGGTAGACCAGCTCACGGCGCGCGCGGTCAAACTGTGCGATACCAGCCTGGCCAGAGATCCTAAGGATGTGGAGGCTCTCTACGTCAGAGGCATAGCGCGGGGACTAAAGTCCACCTACATGGCCCTGGTGGATAAAAGCTTTCTTAGCGCCTTGCGCAGCGCGGTGGCGGCGCGACGTGATCACGAGCGTGTGCTGCAGCTCGATCCCAAATACGTCGATGCCAAAACGGTTGTAGGGGCGCACAACTATGTCGTCGGCAGTCTGCCAATGCCGGTGAAAGTGTTCGCTGGCCTCGCGGGACTTGGTGGAAACAGAAAACGAGGTCTGGAATACCTGCAGCAAGCCGCGAAAGAAGGCCGCGAGTCGAGCGCCGATGCACGTGTCGCTTTGGCGTTTTTCTTGCGCAGGGAAGCGCGTTACGACGAGGCGAGTGGAGTCGTCGAGACGCTCACCAGACAGTACCCGAGAAATTTTCTCTTCGCGCTTGAACATTGCAATTTGCTGAAGGATGGCGGCAAGGGGCCGGAGGCAGTGAATTGCTACGAAAAATTGCTCGACGGCGCCAGATCCGCGCAGTATGCCAATCCGCATACCGAGTTTGCTGCCTTTGGACTGGCAGAAAGTTTGCGCGGCCAAAAGGACTATGAACGCGCGCTTCGGAATTACCAGTTCACCGCCAATGTGCCCACCGGACAGTCAAGCCTCCGTCAACGCGCCGAACTGGCGTCGGGAGAGATGTATGACGTACTGCGCAATCGAGATCAGGCTGTAATTCAATATCAGGCGGTTATTGAGCAGGACAATTCGTCAGCGCAGGCCGAAGTCGCTCGCAAGCTGCTGCGGGAACCTTATCGTCCGGAGTAGGTCCACAGAAGTGCTGAGGGAGGCTGCTTCAGGGAGGGCATCGGCTTCAGCCGTGCCGTATCTGAGCAGGAAAAATCTTGAGTGCCGGAGGCACTGCACTCGTAAATCACAGGTATGCGCAGGATTGTGCGCGCCTCCGGCGCTCAATTGTTATTAGGGAGCAGGATCGCACGGGTAAAGCCGATGCTCCTCCCTGCGCCTATTTCGCCGTTGCGTGGTGAGTTTTGTATCGGGGAACTTTTTGGGAATAAGCTGCGTTTCTTCCAATGAGTGGCTATCATGTTTTCGAGACGTCATCTTGGCCACTGGAGGCTTTATGTACTGTAATTTCTGTGGACGAACCATGGCCGATGATTGTCTTTACTGTTCGGCATGTGGACGGCAGCTAGGAGCGAAGGTGGTTCGGAGGCCGCTAGAGCGCGCGCGTGAGGGCAGGAAAATCGGAGGCGTGTGCATGGGCCTCGCGCGCCATCTTGATGTAGATGTGACGCTCATCCGGCTACTCACGCTAGTGGCAGCTGTGTTCACCGGAATCGGATTCATCGCGTATTTGATCGCGTGGATCGTGATTCCGGAAGAGCCCATAATGGTGCCGCAGACCCAGCAGGTAGTGCATACTCAGTCCAGTCCCCCGATGGCATAGCTCGCAATCACGACAAACCTGAAGGTTGGAGGATCATCATGTTCTTCGGCCGATCCTGGAGTGACTGGATCGCGCAGTACGCAACCAGTCACCAGAATGCCGCGAATCGTTTCTGCCACACGGTAGGCATTCCAATGATCATCCTGTCTGTGCTCCTCACTCCAGTGATTCCGTTTGTGGCAGGTTTCTGGAAGCTGCCTGTTGCGCTGTTCGTGATCGGTTGGATCTTCCAGTTCGTAGGGCACGCGTTTGAGGGCAAGCCTCCGGAGTTCTTTCATGATTGGCGGTTTTTGCTCGTGGGGGCGAGGTGGTGGGCAGCGAAGATGAGAGGTAGGGCTTAGGCAGGACGGGAGCGAATTCCCATTTCGAGTTCGCTCGGGCAGGCTCTGGTCACGAAGGAAGAGGAAGTAAGTTCAGGACGGACCCGCCGCCTCGCGCGGGCGCAGGTCCGTTACATGGGCGGCGCAGGCTGCTGCTGGGTTGCGCAGTGGATCGCGCCCAGTCCCCAGATGAAATCCCCGCAGTAGATGCTAACCACATCCCGATTCGGGAATAGTGCTCCAAGAACGCTCAGTGCGACTCTGTCATTCGGATCATTGAACGTTGGGACCAACACTCCGGCATTAGCGATGTAGAAGTTGGCGTAGCTCGCCGGTAGCCGCTGTCCACGAAACCATACGGGGGAGGGCAGCGGAAGCTCGACTACGTTCAGAGGCTTTCCGTTCTGATCGGTTGCGCTTCGCAAACGGCGCAGGTTTTCCTGCAACGGCGCGTGGTTGGGATCGGACGCGTTTTTGGCGACGACAGTGACGATTGTGTCCGGCGAAACGAACCTCGAGATGTCATCGACGTGGCCGTGAGTGTCGTCGCCGGCGATTCCGTTTCCCAACCAAATCGTCTTTGTCACTCCAAGGTAATCAGCGAACAGCTGCTCCAGCTGATATCGCTTTACATCTGGATTTCGTTGCTGCACATCGCTCAGCAGGCATTCCTCTGTGGTTAACATCGTGCCACGGCCGTTGACGTCGATGCTGCCGCCTTCGAGCACGATGCGCCGGAGCTTCCCGTTTATCTTTAATTTCGGTTGCCAGCTTTCAAGTGCGAATTTCTGAGCAATCAACGCAGGAAGCTTTTCATCTCTCTGGTGATTCGAATATTTCGCCCAGCCGTTGAACTGCCAATGAGTCATTGCCAAGGCAGAATCCTTCTCACGCGCGACGAATATGGGACCAGAATCGCGAGTCCAGACGCGATCTGTTTTCCAGCAAAAAAACTGAACTCGCTCCAAGGCGACGTGAGCATCTTTCAAAGTGCGCTCGGCTGAACGCTGATGTGCTCTGCCATTCACGATGATTCGCACGTGTTCACCGCGCGCAAGATGGCGAACGATGTCAGCATAGATCCACGGAATAGGCTGGAACTTGCCGGGCCAGTCGTCGCGATTGTGCGGCCACGCAATCCAGGTAGCTTCGTGCGGCTCCCATTCAGCCGGCATGCGATAACCGAGTGACGCTGGTGTGGACTTTTTGGCTTTTTCTTTCAACTTGGCAGAAATCCAAAAGGCAAATTAGCCAGGATGCTTTCTCATCGTCATTCTGAACTCGGCCCAGTCTGCCGAGTAGCGGCTGCTACGCCGCTGAATCAGTGAGGTTCGTCGCAGCTTCACTTTGAAGAACTCATGATGCGCTTAGTGCATTCGAATGAAATCACGGCATCGAAATCCGTAGGTATTCCTCATCGCCGCACAATACGCCGCATTTCGCAATGACAAACACACGTTCGTGGTTTCATTCTGGGCTCAGTCGAGGAATCGCTGCGTAATGCCCGAGTAGCTCTCGATGCGGCGGTCGCGCAGGAACGGCCAGTTGCGACGGATTTCGTCGATTTCGGCTAGATTCACGTCGGCAAAGAGGATTTCTTCGCGGTTGTGCGAAGCTTCGGCGAGGACTCGTCCGAAGGGATCGGCTAGAAATGATCCCCCCCAGAACTCCAGGCCGGCGCCTTTGGCTTCATTTCCGCGAATGTTGCCGGTCTCATGGCCAATTCGATTTACAACCGCAACGAATACTCCGTTTGCGATCGCGTGTGCGCGCTGAATCGTGCGCCAGGCGTCGTGCTGCGCTGCTCCGTACTGCTCCTTTTCAGCAGGATGCCATCCGATGGCCGTCGGGTAAAACAACACTTGAGCACCCTGCAGCGCGGTGAGGCGAGCTCCTTCGGGATACCACTGATCCCAGCAGACGAGTGTGCCGATGCGGCCGACCTCGGTATCAAATGCCTTGAACCCGAGATCTCCGGGCGTGAAATAGTACTTCTCGTAATAGAGCGGATCATCAGGAATGTGCATCTTGCGGTAGACGCCCTTGATGGCACCATCACTTCCAATGAGCACGGCGGTGTTGTGATAGAGGCCGCGTGCTCGTTTCTCGAAAATTGAAGTGACTACGATTGCCTTGGCTTCAACTGCTGCCTTCGAAATTGCTTCGGTCGTCGGACCTGGAATTGTTTCCGCCAAGTCGAAGAGCGTGGGATCTTCGCGCTGGCAGAAGTACTGCGTGCGAAACAGCTCGGGCAGGCAAATAACCTGTGCACCGTTGCGCCCGGCTTCCCGCACTTGCTGGACGGCCTTGTGCAGATTCGCATCCGGATCTGCGGAGCAGGAAAGTTGAATTAGTGCGATTTGGAAATGGTCGTTCATGAAAAATAAGAACAAGAGCGAACACCAAGATCAGGAAGGCAATATAGAAGGTCATGAAGAACCTGGAACATCACTTCGTGACCTTTGATTCGCGCTTTCGTGGCTTCGCGTTCGCCTTCCGGGTTTACTCGAAAATTAAAATCGCCGCTGCGATCACAGTGGTCCAGCGTCCATGCTTATCGCCTACTGCGGACTGAGTGATATTTGCGGTGCGCACGATCTTATTGGAAATGCGATAGATTTCCTTCTTCTCGTCCCAGGACTTGTCTGCGTCGAAGTCAACATCGAGCGTTGTAGCCAGCATCTCGGCAGCGAGTTCTTCCGCGTAATCACCTGCCTGGTCGTCCGTCTCGCCAAAGCTGTGGTGTTCGCTCATATAGCCGTAAGTACCGCGATCCGTCGGGATCGCTACGCCGATGCTAGAAGCCAGCAAACGATGCGGCTCGCGGGTTGAATTCTCGGCCACTACGGCGAATACGACCTCGCCATGATTGAGATATTTCTGGCCTTCCTTGCGAGAAACCAATTTGCAGTGCGGGGGAAAGATGGAAGAGACGCGCACTAGATTTTGAGATGCGATGCCCGCGTCACGCAATGCGAGCTCGAAGGAGGTCAAGCGCTCTTTGTGTTTTCCCACTCCTTTGGTGAGAAAGAGCCGCTTGGGAACCATGTCTTTGCCCAATTCAAAAGCCCTCCGGAAAAGGCGTCTACAAAAAACTAAAGCTAACAGAAATTGTGCACTGCGCGCAGAGGAAAATATTTGAGCGATATGAATTTCGCCGGTTCAGGAGTGTGCCAACTTGTGCACTGCCTTTTTATTGACCGCGATCTCCATAAAGGCGCGCGCAGCCCGGCTGAGAGTTTTGTCCTTGCGATGGACCAGGGCCAAATCCCTGCTGATAGGCGGGTCGATGAAGCTTAAAGCAGACAGCGTTCCTGCGCGGATTTCATCGGAGATATTTGAACGTGCGACAAAGCCGACACCAACATCGGCAGCGACGAAACGCTTGAGCAACTCACTGGAATCGAGCTCCATCGACACATGAAGCTTGAGGCGTGCTTCTTCAAAGACATCGTCGATTGCGTCGCGTGTGCGTCCGAGCTTCGGCAGTACTAACGGATACTTAGCGATTTCTTCCAGTCGGGCGTGGGAGAGCTGTGCCAAAGCATGTCCAGGCGAGGTGATCAGCACAAGTTCATCGTGGTGTATTGGCAGCGCG encodes:
- a CDS encoding DUF962 domain-containing protein, with the protein product MFFGRSWSDWIAQYATSHQNAANRFCHTVGIPMIILSVLLTPVIPFVAGFWKLPVALFVIGWIFQFVGHAFEGKPPEFFHDWRFLLVGARWWAAKMRGRA
- a CDS encoding arginine decarboxylase, pyruvoyl-dependent; this translates as MVPKRLFLTKGVGKHKERLTSFELALRDAGIASQNLVRVSSIFPPHCKLVSRKEGQKYLNHGEVVFAVVAENSTREPHRLLASSIGVAIPTDRGTYGYMSEHHSFGETDDQAGDYAEELAAEMLATTLDVDFDADKSWDEKKEIYRISNKIVRTANITQSAVGDKHGRWTTVIAAAILIFE
- a CDS encoding agmatine deiminase → MPAEWEPHEATWIAWPHNRDDWPGKFQPIPWIYADIVRHLARGEHVRIIVNGRAHQRSAERTLKDAHVALERVQFFCWKTDRVWTRDSGPIFVAREKDSALAMTHWQFNGWAKYSNHQRDEKLPALIAQKFALESWQPKLKINGKLRRIVLEGGSIDVNGRGTMLTTEECLLSDVQQRNPDVKRYQLEQLFADYLGVTKTIWLGNGIAGDDTHGHVDDISRFVSPDTIVTVVAKNASDPNHAPLQENLRRLRSATDQNGKPLNVVELPLPSPVWFRGQRLPASYANFYIANAGVLVPTFNDPNDRVALSVLGALFPNRDVVSIYCGDFIWGLGAIHCATQQQPAPPM
- a CDS encoding acyltransferase; the protein is MNDHFQIALIQLSCSADPDANLHKAVQQVREAGRNGAQVICLPELFRTQYFCQREDPTLFDLAETIPGPTTEAISKAAVEAKAIVVTSIFEKRARGLYHNTAVLIGSDGAIKGVYRKMHIPDDPLYYEKYYFTPGDLGFKAFDTEVGRIGTLVCWDQWYPEGARLTALQGAQVLFYPTAIGWHPAEKEQYGAAQHDAWRTIQRAHAIANGVFVAVVNRIGHETGNIRGNEAKGAGLEFWGGSFLADPFGRVLAEASHNREEILFADVNLAEIDEIRRNWPFLRDRRIESYSGITQRFLD